A region of the Primulina eburnea isolate SZY01 chromosome 7, ASM2296580v1, whole genome shotgun sequence genome:
AGTTAATATAGAATAGGGATGAAGATATTTTGGAATTATTTATCGGGCGGACGACAGTTTCCGCTTTTCATTCTTTACTTCGTCGTCCTTTGACATAGAATTAGACACAAATTAATGGATTCCTGCTTATGCAGAAGCCAAGAGAAGACATGAAATCATTGGCGAAACCGAGGCTCGTATTGAAATTCATTTGGATGGAAAAGAACATCGGGCTTGCCCTGGATCAGAAGATACCAGGTCATGGAAATGTTCCTTTGAGTCCATACTTTTTTTGGCCTAGAAAAGATGCATGGGAAGAGCTTAGAGCCACACTGGAGAGTAAGCCCTGGATATCACAGAAGAAAATGATCATCCTTCTCAATCAGGCTACGGATGTTATCAATCTCTGGCAGCAGAGTGGTGGCAATCTATCTTAAATTTGCATCGATTGCCATAGTTTTTGTATTTAATCTTTTGACATTTATACCTAAGGTTGGATTTGAGTTTCTTGATTTCATGTTCATTGTCTACTTATTTAAATTCTGCAACTTGAGCTGCTAGTTCAATATAATCGTGCATCTTGCGCGTAAAAAACAGAAATCTAATGCTGATTTATATTTTCAACTGTGAAAAATGTAATATTACATTGTAAAATGTAAAATACCCAGCTATAGCCTATATCTCATCATCAGGGCTTAAAAAAAGACAATAGGCAGTCAGCCCAATAAAGGGAACGAATCTAAGAAAATTTACCACACCGTCCTTATCTTCTTGAATATTCTGCAAGTTCTCACCTATCAACCATGGCTGAAAAATTGAATATAGGCAAATGTCCCAAATGAAGGCATAAGCAAGCCGCTCTGTCCCGAGATATTCAAGAAGAAACTCCCATCTTTGTGCTAAATCACCGAAATTGCCGTCTCCGCGCCCATAAACTGCCCACAGAATCGAAACCGAACAAACAAGCCCACCAAGAAGTCCCA
Encoded here:
- the LOC140837219 gene encoding small ribosomal subunit protein cS23-like, whose translation is MLSMSVPSSIKGTLICQPSIVSKNPTSAPLKSSCFVKPKAISLHSSAYIDLRARPFRGFQRLHAAADTAELAPAETVADVSDPELGQESEKPREDMKSLAKPRLVLKFIWMEKNIGLALDQKIPGHGNVPLSPYFFWPRKDAWEELRATLESKPWISQKKMIILLNQATDVINLWQQSGGNLS